The following are encoded in a window of Plasmodium vivax chromosome 10, whole genome shotgun sequence genomic DNA:
- a CDS encoding hypothetical protein, conserved (encoded by transcript PVX_080655A): MQRRELHIADETVRVTLAVFKNVANAEELLRAYNEKTIGGDPDMRRFFLLLDGQLIFSDNHILHSLYRAYHNLLTKRRVTRNVVLEVFFFLSAHENINECLRQYQVRESSSSVIYVGVNIPDDEVISFTNLINGEQTGVDDIRFLRDERQIMQNFKCAGEVANLERFIYHTIASKKVNLG; encoded by the exons ATGCAGAGGCGGGAGCTGCACATTGCAGACGAAACTGTTCGTGTAACCCTTGCAGTGTTTAAAAATGTAGCCAACGCGGAGGAGCTCCTAAGGGCGtacaatgaaaaaacgaTCGGCGGAGACCCTGACATGCGCCGCTTCTTTCTCCTGTTAGATGGCCAACTg ATTTTCAGTGACAACCACATCCTGCACAGCCTCTACAGAGCTTACCACAACCTCTTAACGAAGAGAAGGGTCACCAGGAATGTCGTGCTGGaggttttcttcttcctctctgcGCACGAGAAT ATCAACGAATGCCTCAGGCAGTACCAAGTGCGggagtcctcctcctccgtcATTTACGTGGGCGTCAACATTCCGGACGACGAG GTGATCTCCTTCACAAATCTGATAAACGGCGAGCAGACCGGCGTGGACGACATCCGCTTCCTGCGCGACGAGAGGCAAATCATGCAGAACTTCAAGTGCGCGGGGGAAGTGGCAAACCTGGAGCGCTTCATCTACCACACCATCGCCTCGAAGAAGGTTAACCTGGGGTGA